In a genomic window of Pedobacter sp. KBS0701:
- the katG gene encoding catalase/peroxidase HPI, whose protein sequence is MEKESNDISKCPFHNGSMKSNVGGGGTRNGDWWPKQLKLNILRQHSNLSNPMDGEFNYAEAFKSLDLAALKADLYALMTDSQDWWPADFGHYGGLFIRMAWHSAGTYRVGDGRGGAGAGLQRFAPLNSWPDNVSLDKARRLLWPIKQKYGRKISWADLMILTGNIALESMGFKTFGFAGGREDVWEADESVYWGSETTWLGGDLRYGHGSDGADKAHGVVVTDDDADGDVHSRDLEKPLAAVQMGLIYVNPEGPDGNPDPILAAKDIRDTFGRMAMDDEETVALIAGGHTFGKTHGAASADHVGKEPEAAGIESQGLGWKNSYASGKGADAITSGLEVIWTTTPTQWSNNFFENLFGFEWELTKSPAGAHQWKAVNAEAIIPDAFDGSKKHMPTMLTTDLSLRFDPAYEKISRRFLENPEQFADAFARAWFKLTHRDMGPVTRYLGPDVPQEELLWQDPIPAVDHILITESDIATLKAKVLASGLSVAELVATAWASASTFRGSDKRGGANGARIRLAPQKDWAVNNPPQLQKVLGVLAGIQNEFNAAQMDGKKVSLADLIVLAGTAAVEKAAADAGHAVTVPFTPGRMDASQAQTDVESFGYLEPAADGFRNYRKAKSPVATEEFLIDKAQLLTLTAPELTVLIGGLRVLDTNYDGSKNGVLTTKPGQLTNDFFVNLLDMETAWKAVAEDKELYIGSSRSTGQPKWTATRADLVFGSNAELRAIAEVYASSDAQDKFVKDFVATWNKVMNLDRFDLN, encoded by the coding sequence ATGGAAAAAGAATCAAACGATATCAGCAAGTGTCCGTTTCATAATGGCAGCATGAAAAGTAATGTAGGTGGTGGTGGCACCAGAAATGGCGACTGGTGGCCGAAGCAGTTAAAGCTGAATATTTTGCGTCAGCATTCTAACTTATCCAACCCAATGGATGGCGAATTTAATTATGCTGAGGCTTTTAAAAGTTTAGACCTGGCTGCGTTAAAAGCAGACCTTTATGCACTGATGACCGATTCGCAGGATTGGTGGCCGGCAGATTTCGGTCATTACGGAGGTTTATTTATTCGCATGGCCTGGCACAGTGCCGGAACATACCGGGTGGGCGATGGCCGTGGTGGTGCTGGTGCCGGATTGCAACGTTTTGCGCCGCTGAACAGCTGGCCAGATAATGTGAGCCTTGATAAAGCGCGTAGATTACTTTGGCCGATTAAACAAAAATACGGTCGCAAAATTTCATGGGCAGATTTAATGATTTTGACCGGTAATATTGCCTTAGAATCGATGGGTTTTAAAACCTTTGGATTTGCTGGCGGTCGCGAGGATGTTTGGGAGGCTGACGAATCGGTATATTGGGGTTCGGAAACTACCTGGCTGGGTGGCGATCTTCGCTATGGACATGGCTCTGATGGTGCAGATAAAGCACACGGTGTGGTGGTTACAGATGATGACGCCGATGGTGATGTACACTCCCGAGATTTAGAAAAACCACTTGCAGCCGTGCAGATGGGATTAATATATGTAAACCCTGAAGGACCTGATGGAAACCCGGACCCGATTCTTGCCGCTAAAGATATCCGCGATACTTTTGGCCGTATGGCGATGGATGATGAAGAAACGGTGGCCTTAATTGCAGGTGGACATACTTTTGGCAAAACCCATGGTGCCGCTTCAGCAGATCATGTAGGCAAAGAGCCTGAAGCCGCTGGTATAGAAAGCCAGGGTTTGGGATGGAAAAACAGTTATGCTTCTGGCAAAGGTGCTGATGCGATTACGAGCGGACTAGAAGTAATCTGGACCACCACACCAACGCAATGGAGTAATAATTTCTTCGAAAACCTTTTTGGATTTGAATGGGAGTTGACTAAAAGCCCTGCCGGTGCACACCAATGGAAAGCTGTAAATGCTGAAGCGATTATTCCTGATGCATTTGATGGATCGAAAAAACACATGCCAACGATGCTGACCACCGATCTTTCTTTAAGATTCGACCCGGCTTATGAAAAAATATCAAGACGTTTCTTAGAAAACCCTGAACAGTTTGCTGATGCATTTGCAAGGGCATGGTTTAAGTTGACCCACCGCGATATGGGACCTGTGACACGTTACCTGGGACCGGATGTACCACAGGAAGAATTGCTTTGGCAGGATCCGATACCTGCTGTTGATCATATATTAATTACCGAAAGTGATATTGCCACATTAAAGGCAAAAGTACTGGCTTCAGGATTGAGTGTGGCCGAACTGGTTGCTACCGCCTGGGCTTCGGCTTCTACTTTCCGCGGTTCTGATAAACGTGGTGGCGCTAATGGTGCGAGGATCCGTTTGGCACCACAAAAAGATTGGGCGGTTAACAATCCTCCGCAATTGCAAAAAGTATTGGGCGTATTGGCGGGTATTCAAAATGAATTTAATGCAGCACAAATGGACGGTAAAAAAGTTTCTTTAGCTGATTTAATTGTACTGGCAGGTACTGCTGCTGTTGAAAAAGCCGCCGCCGATGCCGGACATGCTGTTACTGTTCCTTTTACGCCAGGCCGGATGGATGCATCGCAGGCACAAACCGACGTGGAATCTTTCGGTTATTTAGAACCAGCGGCAGACGGTTTCCGTAACTACCGTAAAGCTAAATCACCGGTTGCTACGGAAGAATTCCTGATTGATAAAGCCCAGTTGCTTACTTTAACCGCACCAGAATTAACGGTATTGATAGGTGGTTTGCGTGTATTGGATACCAATTACGACGGTTCTAAAAATGGCGTCCTGACTACAAAACCAGGTCAGCTTACCAACGATTTCTTTGTGAACTTATTAGATATGGAAACCGCCTGGAAAGCCGTTGCAGAAGACAAAGAACTTTATATCGGAAGCAGCCGTTCTACTGGTCAGCCAAAATGGACGGCAACCCGCGCCGATCTGGTATTTGGTTCTAATGCCGAATTAAGGGCAATAGCAGAGGTGTATGCAAGTTCAGATGCACAAGATAAATTCGTGAAAGATTTTGTCGCCACCTGGAATAAAGTAATGAATTTAGATCGTTTTGATTTAAATTAA
- a CDS encoding DKNYY domain-containing protein: MKDLGYGFRLIDKSVLYYDSETFTSLKKIIDYNSFELIEAFEDKTFYFKDKNNVYVTSYMCTPSFIKNAKPENFEVVNAAKGIAYDGASYYWYNKILPYDYSKGEWYNEYYVREGQKVFFITEYVELADVDSFSIVWQNIGKDNNSLFFKGKREAEVDIATFKMVPGCFDNFHLDQSHTYYAFDQNNVYFINTLSKGLRKLHRVKPSDFSVKIVDEKLYGISGESIYYFGIKKSNV; this comes from the coding sequence ATGAAAGATTTAGGATATGGGTTCAGGCTTATTGACAAGAGTGTTTTGTATTATGATTCAGAAACATTTACCAGCCTAAAAAAAATAATTGATTACAATTCATTTGAATTAATAGAAGCTTTTGAGGATAAAACATTTTATTTTAAGGATAAAAATAATGTTTATGTTACCAGTTATATGTGTACACCGTCTTTTATTAAGAATGCAAAACCCGAAAATTTTGAAGTAGTTAATGCAGCAAAGGGAATTGCCTATGATGGGGCTAGTTATTACTGGTATAATAAAATACTGCCTTATGACTACAGTAAGGGAGAATGGTATAATGAATATTATGTTCGGGAAGGTCAGAAAGTATTTTTTATTACCGAGTATGTGGAATTGGCAGATGTTGATTCTTTCAGTATTGTATGGCAAAATATCGGAAAAGATAACAACAGCTTATTTTTTAAGGGTAAGAGAGAAGCGGAGGTGGATATAGCCACCTTTAAAATGGTACCAGGGTGTTTTGATAATTTTCATTTAGATCAAAGCCATACGTATTATGCTTTCGATCAAAACAACGTCTATTTTATAAATACTTTGAGTAAGGGTTTGCGAAAATTACACAGAGTTAAGCCTTCAGATTTTTCAGTAAAAATTGTTGATGAGAAGCTTTATGGAATAAGTGGTGAGAGTATTTATTACTTTGGAATTAAAAAATCAAATGTTTGA
- a CDS encoding GIN domain-containing protein: protein MKTLFKTLFASSLALVLSTSAVLSANATETIKPVHASKVLSFKRIKVKGNVELTIIQGKRTGIRYADENTGEVKVTQNGDGLEISALDNSPAKLTIYVNEIYRIHAMDNAKVKTQGKINTQYLQVFLSGNASLDLNSQTEGLYTVIEDHADLTLSGSTGDHTLVMGKGQKLTMDKFVAANTKTSPNTENALASLSK from the coding sequence ATGAAAACTTTATTCAAAACATTATTCGCCTCATCTTTAGCATTGGTATTATCTACTTCAGCAGTATTATCAGCTAACGCAACTGAAACCATCAAACCTGTTCACGCTTCAAAAGTATTGAGCTTCAAACGCATCAAAGTAAAAGGAAATGTAGAACTGACCATTATACAGGGAAAACGTACCGGCATCAGATATGCAGATGAGAATACCGGGGAAGTTAAGGTGACACAGAACGGAGATGGTTTAGAAATTAGCGCTTTGGATAACAGCCCCGCGAAACTGACCATTTATGTAAATGAGATCTACCGCATCCATGCAATGGATAATGCCAAAGTAAAAACACAGGGTAAAATTAATACGCAATACCTGCAGGTTTTTCTAAGCGGAAATGCATCACTAGACTTAAACTCACAAACCGAAGGATTGTATACAGTGATTGAAGATCACGCTGATTTAACCTTAAGCGGTTCAACCGGCGACCATACGCTGGTAATGGGCAAAGGACAAAAGCTGACTATGGACAAATTTGTTGCCGCTAATACAAAAACCAGCCCTAACACTGAAAATGCATTAGCTTCTCTTAGCAAATAA
- a CDS encoding alpha/beta hydrolase-fold protein → MKFKFIIIALGASLSYGMCQAQNNPEAIKEDFKPAVTNQPGQQFPQVNSQGYARFRIKAPQSDSIRVSLGLGGQGGTKLTKTADGFFTGTTAGAMDEGFHYYHLTIDGGVFNDPGAMNYFGSSRWESGIEIPAKDEDFYADKNVAHGHVQQILFPSKSTNSSRRAYVYTPPGYGKDKRRFPVLYLQHGWGEDETAWSNQGRANLIMDNLIAEGKIKPFIIVMTYGMTNETKWGHMKDFKIDGFQTVLTEELIPYIDSNFSTTATANGRAMAGLSMGGMETHTITLNKPELFGYYALLSGGIYNSSELKDKAKPRLIFISCGSKERPEGVKNAVSALKEAGYNAVAYVSENTGHEFQTWRRSLHELAPLLFK, encoded by the coding sequence ATGAAATTCAAATTTATTATAATTGCTTTAGGAGCAAGCCTTAGCTATGGAATGTGCCAGGCTCAAAACAATCCGGAGGCAATTAAAGAAGACTTTAAACCTGCTGTAACGAACCAGCCCGGCCAGCAATTCCCGCAGGTCAATTCACAAGGCTACGCCAGGTTCCGAATCAAAGCGCCTCAATCAGACAGTATCAGGGTAAGTCTTGGTCTTGGGGGTCAGGGAGGAACTAAGCTCACCAAAACTGCTGACGGATTTTTTACGGGTACCACTGCGGGTGCCATGGATGAGGGTTTCCACTATTATCACCTGACCATTGATGGCGGAGTATTTAATGACCCAGGTGCTATGAACTATTTTGGCTCTTCGCGTTGGGAAAGTGGAATTGAAATTCCTGCAAAGGATGAAGATTTCTACGCAGATAAAAATGTAGCCCATGGACATGTGCAGCAAATCCTTTTTCCTTCAAAGAGTACAAATTCCTCGCGCAGGGCATACGTTTACACACCGCCAGGTTATGGCAAAGATAAACGACGTTTTCCGGTGCTGTATTTACAGCATGGATGGGGCGAAGATGAAACTGCCTGGAGTAATCAGGGCCGTGCGAACCTGATTATGGATAACCTGATTGCAGAAGGAAAAATTAAGCCATTTATCATCGTGATGACCTACGGAATGACCAATGAAACCAAATGGGGGCACATGAAAGACTTTAAAATTGATGGTTTTCAAACGGTATTAACCGAGGAACTCATTCCGTATATAGACAGCAATTTTTCAACTACGGCCACCGCAAATGGTCGTGCCATGGCAGGACTATCGATGGGTGGCATGGAGACGCACACCATTACACTAAACAAACCGGAACTTTTTGGCTATTATGCGCTGCTTAGTGGCGGAATATACAACTCTTCTGAGCTGAAAGACAAAGCAAAACCGCGATTAATTTTTATTAGCTGTGGAAGCAAGGAACGTCCTGAAGGCGTAAAAAATGCTGTTTCGGCATTAAAAGAAGCAGGCTATAATGCAGTTGCTTATGTTTCGGAAAATACCGGCCACGAATTTCAGACCTGGCGCCGGAGCCTGCATGAACTTGCTCCGCTATTATTTAAATAG
- a CDS encoding alpha/beta hydrolase-fold protein, with amino-acid sequence MKAKNIIILFAGCLFSQVCLAQTEMKSDLKVFRPAESNQPGKLFPQVNDEGKVRVSLYAPQAAKVQLDLAGKKYEMIKSEEGLWTGESEPQDEGFHYYQLNVDGASIPDPNSRYFYGAGRLGSGIEVPAYDEAFYALQKVPHGLVSENIYYSNLTQTWRRCFIYTPASYYEDKNSRFPVLYLQHGSFEDETGWVNQGKANLILDNLIAQNKAKPMIIVTDNGYALKPEATETPGKGQGISIFEDVLIEEVIPMIDKRFRTLADREHRAIAGLSMGANQTMRIVMKNLDKFAYYGGFSGTSNYPSSDVIDPDVFMEGKFKSGTEVNKRLKLLWLGLGTKEPAPFPKSVGAFRAMLDQQGIRYTYYESPKTAHEWLTWRRSLQNFAPLLFR; translated from the coding sequence ATGAAAGCTAAAAATATTATTATCCTCTTTGCCGGCTGTTTATTTAGCCAGGTTTGTTTAGCCCAGACTGAAATGAAGTCTGATTTAAAAGTATTCAGACCGGCTGAAAGCAATCAGCCCGGCAAATTATTCCCCCAGGTAAACGATGAAGGCAAAGTTAGGGTAAGCCTATATGCACCTCAGGCGGCTAAAGTCCAGCTGGATCTGGCTGGGAAAAAATACGAGATGATAAAAAGCGAGGAAGGCCTCTGGACAGGCGAATCCGAACCACAGGACGAAGGTTTTCATTATTACCAGCTCAACGTGGATGGTGCCTCAATTCCGGATCCAAACAGCCGTTATTTCTACGGTGCAGGGAGGCTGGGCAGTGGCATCGAAGTTCCGGCTTATGATGAAGCATTTTATGCGTTGCAAAAGGTGCCCCATGGCCTGGTTAGTGAAAATATTTACTATTCTAATTTAACTCAAACCTGGAGAAGATGTTTCATCTATACACCGGCAAGTTATTACGAGGATAAAAATTCCCGTTTCCCCGTGCTTTATCTTCAACACGGAAGCTTCGAAGATGAAACGGGCTGGGTTAATCAGGGAAAAGCGAATTTAATCCTGGATAATTTAATTGCGCAAAATAAGGCAAAACCGATGATCATTGTTACAGACAATGGTTACGCACTTAAACCAGAAGCAACTGAGACACCGGGAAAAGGACAGGGGATTTCGATTTTTGAAGATGTACTGATTGAAGAAGTGATTCCAATGATCGATAAACGCTTCCGCACCCTGGCCGACCGCGAACACCGGGCTATTGCGGGGCTTTCAATGGGTGCAAATCAAACGATGCGCATCGTGATGAAAAACCTGGATAAGTTCGCTTATTATGGCGGTTTCAGCGGCACCTCAAATTATCCCAGTTCAGATGTAATCGATCCGGATGTATTTATGGAAGGAAAGTTTAAGAGTGGAACTGAGGTGAACAAGAGACTCAAGTTATTATGGCTGGGACTAGGCACCAAAGAACCTGCCCCTTTCCCTAAATCTGTAGGGGCGTTCAGGGCCATGTTGGACCAGCAGGGAATCAGGTACACTTATTACGAATCTCCAAAAACAGCTCATGAATGGCTTACCTGGAGGCGCAGCCTGCAAAATTTTGCGCCATTGTTATTTAGATAG
- a CDS encoding TonB-dependent receptor, translating to MKINLLKISGLSVLFLLNSPAFSMNPVAKKSEGFSGPNVPLVHIQNRKVITGTVSDEKNLPIPGVGIKNISSGKTAVTDEGGKFSIEANPNEVIRFSYVGYQNKDITVGNEANISVKMLPAEANKLDEVVVIGYGSVKKTDLTGSVGVVKASELQERPSSSLNQALAGRISGVQVNTNSGRPGGQTNIKIRGFSSINTSNNPLYVVDGVALPVGSQTQNSNAIDYINPSDIASVEVLKDASSTAIYGARGANGVILITTKKGTANAQRITYDADFGVNTLAAHHVKMLDAFEYVKVQDLAYDNIKVYDPVGWAAGSYASTPVPKAARIALPQFFDSNGNPIYNTDWLKESTQNKLSQNHQLGFTGGNENSTYGVFAGYRDDQGLLLNSYLKRYSGRFNFDSKIKPWLKVGGNLSYNNQNENIVDQGTGGLNSVRMITEAFPFLPIKLADGKWGDNKLIPWAEGGSNPVHILTDQTYGMVTQTALGSIYSTVSFSKDLEFRTQLGANIVSRNINEYNAKQLYGISDGQNGTANVTNDRETFWSLENYLTYNKRFAESHAINALLGISWQATNFFSNTSHAENFVTDFYGNNNMGSGSKSITVGSSRNRSAFNSYFGRLNYAFKDKYLVTFTGRVDGSSKFGENHKFAFFPSAALAWKASDEDFLKGNKTISNLKLRTSYGLSGNSELPAYQSLATLVNNSAIINDSRVTGIGIGRLANPDLVWEKTAQVDAGLELGLLNNRINLEADLYYRKTTDMLLDAPVPRTTGYSVIRKNIGSMQNKGLDLGINTVNVQTDNFTWKTSFNISLNRNKVLSLATPDDIFGVGNPNFTNQTGIIRVGEPVGSFWGLVRLGTWSEAERAEAAKFVSYRGGKTLLPGDIKYLDVNGDHAITDADRQIIGNGTPKGWGSFGNAFRYKNLELIVELQYSYGNDVLNMTHHSGEDRQVQANSFASVLNAWTPQNQNTPIAAIRDQSAGYVTNVDTHWLEDGSFIRGKNLLLGYTFDKTLVEKLRLSKLRVYASVQNFFLATRYTGNDPEVTTYGNAFAQGQTFFDYPKPTTFMVGLNIGL from the coding sequence ATGAAAATTAATCTACTAAAGATTTCAGGGCTTTCTGTGCTTTTTTTGCTCAATAGCCCTGCTTTTTCGATGAATCCGGTTGCTAAAAAATCCGAGGGATTTTCCGGACCAAATGTACCTTTAGTGCACATCCAGAACCGAAAAGTAATTACCGGAACCGTATCAGACGAAAAAAACCTTCCTATTCCCGGGGTAGGCATCAAAAACATTTCTTCAGGTAAAACTGCTGTAACAGACGAAGGCGGTAAATTCAGCATTGAGGCCAACCCCAACGAAGTAATCCGTTTTTCTTATGTGGGTTATCAAAATAAAGATATCACCGTTGGCAATGAAGCGAATATCAGTGTTAAAATGCTACCTGCTGAAGCCAATAAGTTAGATGAAGTGGTGGTAATTGGTTACGGATCGGTGAAAAAAACAGACCTTACAGGTTCCGTTGGTGTGGTAAAGGCCAGCGAACTTCAGGAACGTCCATCTTCATCGCTAAACCAGGCACTCGCTGGCCGTATCTCGGGCGTACAGGTAAACACCAACTCGGGTAGACCCGGCGGTCAGACGAATATCAAAATCCGTGGCTTTAGTTCAATCAATACGAGCAACAACCCACTTTATGTAGTAGATGGTGTGGCTTTGCCGGTGGGATCGCAAACACAGAACAGTAACGCTATTGATTACATTAACCCAAGCGATATCGCTTCTGTAGAGGTGTTAAAAGATGCATCCTCAACGGCTATTTACGGGGCAAGGGGTGCAAATGGGGTAATTTTAATTACGACCAAAAAAGGAACAGCAAATGCCCAGCGCATTACCTATGATGCAGATTTTGGTGTAAATACACTGGCCGCACACCATGTGAAAATGCTTGATGCTTTTGAGTATGTTAAGGTGCAGGACCTGGCTTATGATAACATTAAGGTTTACGATCCGGTAGGTTGGGCAGCGGGAAGTTACGCATCTACACCGGTTCCAAAAGCAGCCAGAATTGCCTTACCTCAGTTTTTCGATAGTAATGGCAATCCAATATATAATACCGATTGGTTAAAGGAGTCTACACAGAATAAACTTTCGCAAAATCACCAGCTGGGTTTTACAGGTGGAAACGAAAATAGCACTTACGGTGTTTTTGCAGGCTATCGCGATGACCAGGGGCTTTTGCTGAACTCTTATTTAAAACGTTATTCGGGCAGATTTAATTTCGACAGTAAAATTAAACCCTGGTTAAAGGTAGGCGGTAATTTGAGCTACAATAACCAGAACGAAAACATTGTTGATCAGGGAACGGGCGGCTTAAATTCAGTCCGCATGATTACGGAAGCATTCCCTTTTCTACCCATTAAACTGGCAGATGGCAAGTGGGGCGACAATAAATTGATTCCATGGGCAGAAGGAGGCTCCAATCCGGTACACATCTTAACCGATCAAACATACGGAATGGTTACCCAAACGGCTTTGGGGAGTATTTATTCTACCGTTAGCTTTAGCAAAGATTTAGAATTCCGTACCCAGTTAGGTGCCAATATTGTGAGCCGTAACATTAACGAGTACAATGCTAAACAATTATACGGGATCTCTGATGGACAGAATGGAACGGCGAATGTAACCAATGATCGGGAAACCTTCTGGTCACTGGAAAACTATTTAACCTATAACAAACGTTTTGCCGAATCGCATGCCATTAATGCCTTATTGGGGATCTCCTGGCAGGCTACCAACTTCTTTAGCAATACCAGCCATGCTGAGAATTTTGTAACCGATTTTTATGGAAACAATAACATGGGCTCCGGAAGTAAATCGATTACGGTGGGCTCCAGCCGGAACCGGTCGGCTTTTAACTCTTATTTTGGCAGGTTAAACTATGCCTTTAAAGATAAATACCTGGTTACTTTTACAGGCAGGGTAGATGGCTCATCCAAATTCGGAGAGAACCATAAATTCGCCTTTTTTCCTTCGGCAGCACTGGCCTGGAAAGCCTCAGACGAAGATTTTCTTAAAGGAAACAAGACCATCTCTAACTTGAAATTGAGAACCAGTTATGGTTTAAGTGGTAATTCAGAGCTCCCTGCTTATCAGTCGCTTGCTACATTGGTTAATAACTCAGCCATTATTAATGATAGCAGGGTAACAGGTATTGGTATTGGCAGGTTGGCCAATCCGGACCTGGTTTGGGAAAAAACAGCACAGGTTGATGCAGGTTTAGAGCTTGGCTTATTGAACAACCGTATTAATTTAGAGGCCGATCTTTATTACAGAAAAACAACCGATATGTTATTGGATGCCCCGGTTCCACGTACCACAGGATACTCGGTGATCAGGAAAAATATCGGATCTATGCAGAACAAAGGTTTAGATTTAGGGATTAATACGGTAAACGTACAAACTGACAATTTTACCTGGAAAACCAGTTTTAATATCTCCCTTAACCGCAACAAGGTACTTTCTCTGGCCACTCCAGATGATATTTTTGGTGTGGGTAACCCAAATTTCACCAATCAAACCGGTATTATCAGGGTAGGTGAGCCTGTGGGCTCATTCTGGGGGCTGGTACGTTTAGGCACCTGGAGCGAAGCCGAAAGGGCAGAAGCAGCCAAATTTGTGAGTTACCGCGGAGGTAAAACCTTGCTTCCAGGCGATATTAAATATTTGGATGTAAACGGCGATCATGCCATTACGGATGCCGACCGCCAGATTATTGGTAACGGAACGCCAAAAGGCTGGGGATCGTTTGGTAATGCATTCCGCTATAAAAACCTGGAGCTGATTGTAGAGCTTCAATATTCTTATGGCAATGATGTGCTGAATATGACCCATCACTCAGGTGAAGACAGACAGGTGCAGGCCAATAGTTTTGCCAGCGTATTAAATGCCTGGACTCCCCAGAATCAAAATACACCGATTGCTGCAATCAGGGACCAATCTGCCGGATATGTAACCAACGTTGATACCCATTGGTTAGAAGACGGTTCTTTCATCCGTGGAAAAAACCTTTTACTGGGTTATACTTTTGATAAAACACTTGTCGAAAAATTACGCTTAAGCAAACTCCGTGTTTATGCATCTGTTCAAAATTTCTTCCTGGCCACCAGGTACACTGGTAACGATCCTGAGGTTACTACCTATGGAAATGCATTTGCTCAAGGTCAGACATTTTTCGATTATCCAAAGCCAACTACTTTTATGGTAGGCTTAAACATTGGATTATAA
- a CDS encoding RagB/SusD family nutrient uptake outer membrane protein, with product MKINIKNIAALLLLSCAIIGNAGCKKFLDETDPTNLSPDNFYTLPEHAEAGIAAVYAELRFIGNGAGIYSNNWQMLDAPTGIQSTETAQNSDLNNLYSLIYDGTNLHVNQNWNGFYKVIAQANLVLDKVPGINPMDNAQKKRILGEAAFIRAWAYFYLVRLWGDVPLITKPITSPNDPNFSPSRTPQEQVYKLIVDDLVAAEAAGLPFMDASGRVSTAAIKSELAKVYLTMAGQPLNKGATYYKLAADKAKEVIDYSAGNQASLGLFANYGALHDAKNDNKVEHLFGIQYNDAAGSGNPLQSSYLPLHQPLVSKIDGIGTAIPTASFYGSYEAGDLRAKNREGYFFTDYYTDGFKMPLVNRGKPYIFKHFDLVANGTLGVEGTSRSDLNIPQIRYAETLLIYAEAQNRADGSPNVAAYAAVNTVRKRAQLADLAGLSQTQFEEAVWRERWHELCYEGITWFDMVRLRKVYNESTNSFDNFVGHINKSVNQPLQTKHLLFPIPTPEIKNNPNLTPNPGY from the coding sequence ATGAAAATAAACATAAAAAATATCGCTGCTTTGTTGTTGCTCAGCTGCGCTATAATCGGGAACGCGGGATGTAAGAAGTTTTTAGATGAAACAGATCCCACCAATCTTTCGCCCGATAATTTTTATACTTTACCAGAACATGCAGAAGCAGGCATTGCTGCCGTTTATGCAGAGCTTCGGTTTATTGGCAACGGGGCCGGTATTTATTCCAACAACTGGCAGATGCTGGATGCGCCAACCGGCATACAATCTACCGAAACCGCACAAAACTCCGATCTGAACAATTTGTATTCACTCATTTATGATGGCACAAACTTGCATGTTAACCAAAACTGGAACGGATTTTATAAAGTAATTGCACAAGCCAACCTGGTGTTGGATAAAGTTCCGGGCATTAACCCGATGGACAATGCACAGAAAAAAAGGATTTTGGGAGAGGCTGCTTTCATCAGGGCCTGGGCCTATTTTTACCTGGTGCGTTTATGGGGCGATGTGCCTTTAATCACTAAACCGATTACCAGCCCTAATGACCCTAATTTTTCTCCTTCACGTACACCACAGGAACAGGTTTACAAACTCATTGTTGATGACCTGGTGGCTGCAGAAGCGGCCGGTTTGCCTTTTATGGATGCCAGCGGGCGTGTTTCTACAGCAGCAATTAAATCTGAACTGGCAAAGGTATATTTAACCATGGCCGGACAACCCCTTAACAAAGGAGCGACTTATTATAAATTAGCAGCAGATAAGGCCAAAGAGGTAATCGATTATTCAGCAGGTAATCAGGCATCACTTGGTTTGTTCGCTAATTATGGAGCCCTGCATGACGCAAAGAATGACAATAAAGTAGAACATTTATTCGGAATCCAGTACAATGATGCTGCCGGATCTGGTAACCCCCTGCAGTCATCTTATTTACCTTTGCACCAGCCATTGGTTTCTAAAATTGATGGAATTGGAACGGCTATTCCAACGGCCAGTTTTTATGGCTCGTATGAGGCAGGAGATTTAAGGGCTAAAAACAGAGAAGGTTATTTCTTTACCGACTATTATACCGATGGATTTAAAATGCCGCTGGTTAACCGTGGTAAACCTTATATTTTTAAACACTTCGATCTGGTTGCAAATGGAACACTAGGCGTAGAGGGAACAAGCAGGAGCGATCTGAATATTCCACAGATCCGTTATGCCGAAACCTTATTAATTTATGCCGAAGCACAGAACAGGGCAGATGGTAGTCCGAATGTTGCTGCTTATGCTGCGGTAAATACGGTGCGAAAAAGGGCACAACTGGCTGATCTTGCGGGCTTGAGTCAGACACAGTTTGAAGAAGCTGTTTGGAGAGAGCGCTGGCATGAGCTGTGTTACGAGGGCATTACCTGGTTTGATATGGTCCGCCTGCGTAAAGTGTACAATGAAAGCACCAATAGTTTTGATAATTTTGTTGGCCACATTAATAAAAGTGTAAACCAACCTTTGCAAACCAAACATTTATTGTTTCCGATTCCTACTCCGGAAATCAAGAATAACCCTAACCTGACTCCAAACCCAGGTTATTAA